The following are encoded in a window of Cydia splendana chromosome 6, ilCydSple1.2, whole genome shotgun sequence genomic DNA:
- the LOC134791865 gene encoding uncharacterized protein LOC134791865, whose protein sequence is MLDGPEAFDCEGDPHSLGSRWEKWKRGLQLYLLASAVETPEKKRATLLHTGGLSLQEIYYNIPGANAETKDKEGKAVDVFEIAVKKLDEYFSPKQSYVYERHTFRLIKQEEGEKFDKFLVRLRNQSSKCKFKDDNNLIDQITEKCRSTELRKKILTLGDAATVDKIITEANTLETVERQLTGFQKEAPNNSINKIEAKQKKFQGNKFKSTTECTRCGNRRHNADSMTCPAKDQICKKCGFKGHFFKMCKTRPYKRKLNAISETKARKDPEPVEKKGKIEKNTTIDYIFNMDEGETVKCEIGGVDADILIDSGSKCNIITDTTCNHLKANAIQITSQDKSVDRVFMAYGSKEPLTVLGRFEANIRIGSEEQEATFYVIKDGPRDLLGKDTAILLKVLKIGAVPGQNPSSFRY, encoded by the exons ATGCTTGATGGACCGGAGGCATTTGACTGTGAGGGAGATCCACACTCCCTGGGGTCTAGATGGGAGAAGTGGAAGAGAGGACTACAGCTCTACCTTCTAGCTTCTGCAGTAGAGACACCAGAAAAAAAGAGGGCCACATTATTACACACTGGTGGCCTGAGTCTACAGGAAATTTATTACAACATTCCTGGTGCAAATGCAGAAACAAAGGACAAGGAAGGAAAAGCAGTTGATGTTTTCGAGATAGCTGTTAAGAAGTTGGATGAATATTTTTCTCCCAAACAAAGCTATGTGTATGAAAGACACACATTCAGGCTGATAAAGCAAGAAGAAGGGGAAAAATTTGATAAGTTTTTGGTAAGACTTCGTAATCAAAGCTCAAAATGCAAATTCAAAGATGACAACAACCTGATTGATCAAATCACAGAGAAATGTAGATCAACAGAGCTACGGAAGAAAATATTAACACTAGGTGATGCCGCCACAGTTGACAAAATCATAACGGAGGCAAATACTCTAGAAACTGTAGAGCGACAACTCACAGGTTTTCAAAAGGAGGCACCAAATAACTCTATAAACAAAATTGAAGCTAAGCAGAAGAAGTTTCAAGGCAACAAGTTTAAATCTACAACAGAGTGTACCAGATGTGGCAATAGAAGACATAATGCTGACAGTATGACTTGTCCAGCCAAAGACCAGATATGTAAGAAATGTGGGTTCAAGGGGCATTTCTTTAAGATGTGTAAGACAAGACCATACAAACGTAAGCTTAATGCCATTTCTGAAACAAAAGCAAGAAAAGACCCTGAGCCGGTTGAGAAGAAGGGTAAAATAGAGAAGAATACAACAATCGATTATATATTCAACATGGATGAAGGTGAGACAGTAAAATGTGAAATAGGTGGCGTTGATGCAGACATACTGATCGACTCTGGGAGCAAATGCAACATTATCACTGACACAACATGCAATCATTTAAAAGCAAATGCGATTCAAATAACCAGTCAAGACAAATCTGTGGATAGAGTATTTATGGCATATGGCAGCAAAGAACCATTGACGGTGCTAGGACGTTTTGAAGCCAACATTAGGATTGGTTCGGAAGAACAAGAAGCTACATTCTACGTTATCAAGGATGGGCCTAGAGATTTACTAGGCAAAGACACTGCTATTTTGCTAAAGGTTCTCAAAATTGGG GCTGTTCCGGGACAAAATCCCTCATCTTTTAGATATTGA